A genome region from Alistipes dispar includes the following:
- the rbsK gene encoding ribokinase, which yields MNLKKIVVIGSSNTDMVIKSEKLPAPGETVLGGTFLMNPGGKGANQAVAAARLGGRVTFICKTGDDLFARRAEEGYRQEGIDTAFMLCNAEVPSGVALITVDAKGENCIAVAPGANNTLLPADIEQARSEIESADLVIMQLEIPLETVICAARIAHESGVKVLLNPAPASALPEELLRMVDVLIPNRGEASALTNIEVTDWETAERAARVLHGYGVGSVLITLGAYGALCFDGSECTHIAPFKVKTVDTTAAGDTFCGALCVALAEERDLVQAARFASLVASISVTRLGAQNSVPYRREIDDIRVAQL from the coding sequence ATGAACCTTAAAAAAATTGTTGTCATCGGTAGCAGCAACACGGACATGGTCATCAAGTCCGAGAAACTGCCTGCCCCCGGAGAAACTGTGCTGGGTGGCACTTTCCTGATGAATCCGGGAGGGAAGGGGGCCAATCAGGCCGTTGCTGCGGCCCGTCTTGGCGGCCGTGTCACTTTCATCTGCAAAACCGGAGACGATCTGTTCGCCCGGCGGGCCGAAGAGGGATACAGGCAGGAGGGTATCGACACGGCCTTCATGCTCTGCAATGCCGAAGTTCCTTCGGGTGTGGCCCTGATTACCGTCGATGCCAAAGGCGAAAACTGTATCGCCGTCGCTCCGGGGGCCAACAACACCCTTCTGCCTGCCGACATCGAACAGGCCCGTTCCGAGATCGAGTCGGCCGATCTCGTCATCATGCAGCTCGAAATTCCTCTCGAAACCGTCATCTGCGCGGCCCGTATCGCTCACGAATCCGGAGTGAAGGTACTTTTGAATCCTGCACCCGCATCGGCTCTTCCGGAAGAGCTGCTCCGAATGGTGGACGTCCTGATTCCCAATCGCGGAGAGGCCAGCGCCCTGACGAACATCGAAGTGACGGACTGGGAAACCGCCGAACGGGCCGCTCGGGTTCTCCATGGATACGGTGTCGGCAGCGTGCTCATCACGCTCGGGGCGTACGGAGCTCTCTGCTTCGACGGCTCCGAATGTACGCACATCGCTCCGTTCAAGGTGAAAACCGTAGACACTACGGCTGCCGGCGATACCTTTTGCGGAGCTCTCTGTGTTGCGCTGGCCGAAGAACGCGATCTCGTGCAGGCTGCCCGTTTCGCCTCGCTCGTCGCCTCGATCTCAGTAACTCGGCTCGGCGCGCAAAATTCCGTTCCTTATCGCCGGGAAATCGACGATATTCGGGTCGCACAGCTCTGA
- a CDS encoding LacI family DNA-binding transcriptional regulator translates to MQKETLITIAERTGFSISTVSRVLNGKAQKYRIADQTVKTITEEARKCNYQPNLTAQSLRTKRTNTIGLMVPSIDNPFFANIANVIIHEARLYKYTVILIDSMENEKDEREGIDSLMSRNIDGIIIVPCGRDAHSLEEAATRTPIVLIDRYFPETTLPYVSTDNYLGSYNATRMLLESGHRKIRCIQGPPSSITTIERVRGYSEALQSYGIKDGGMVSGTDFSIQNGYVETKLALAGPEPPTAIFALSNTILLGTLKAVEEAGLNVPDDLSVISFDNYTYLDFLSPAITRVNQPIEEMGILAVKILLQALKNNEPSHTQILLPPNIIVRNSVRLLQDRDVPLRSAVLGDG, encoded by the coding sequence ATGCAAAAAGAAACCTTGATTACAATAGCAGAGCGGACGGGATTTTCAATATCTACGGTATCCCGGGTACTAAACGGCAAAGCGCAAAAATACCGAATTGCCGACCAGACGGTAAAAACGATCACGGAAGAGGCCCGGAAATGCAACTACCAGCCCAATCTGACTGCGCAAAGTCTTCGGACGAAGCGCACGAACACGATCGGACTGATGGTGCCGAGCATCGACAATCCTTTCTTCGCCAACATCGCTAACGTGATCATCCACGAGGCCCGCCTGTATAAATATACCGTGATCCTGATCGACTCGATGGAAAACGAGAAGGACGAACGGGAGGGAATAGACTCATTGATGAGCCGGAATATCGACGGTATTATCATCGTACCCTGCGGACGCGACGCCCACTCGCTGGAGGAGGCGGCAACCAGGACACCGATTGTCCTGATCGACCGTTATTTCCCCGAAACGACCCTGCCCTACGTTTCGACAGACAATTACCTGGGCAGCTACAATGCAACCCGGATGCTACTGGAGAGCGGACACCGGAAGATCCGCTGCATCCAGGGACCTCCTTCATCCATCACGACGATAGAGCGGGTACGCGGTTACAGCGAAGCCTTGCAATCCTACGGGATAAAAGACGGCGGAATGGTCTCGGGCACCGATTTCTCAATCCAGAACGGGTATGTCGAAACCAAACTGGCGCTTGCAGGGCCGGAACCCCCGACGGCTATCTTCGCCCTGAGCAACACAATCCTGCTCGGTACGCTCAAAGCGGTCGAAGAGGCCGGACTGAATGTTCCGGACGACCTGTCGGTCATTTCGTTCGACAATTACACCTACCTGGATTTTCTGTCCCCGGCCATTACACGGGTCAATCAGCCGATCGAAGAGATGGGCATTCTGGCCGTAAAGATCCTGCTGCAGGCCCTGAAGAACAATGAACCGAGCCATACCCAGATACTGCTGCCTCCGAATATCATCGTCCGCAATTCCGTCCGGCTGCTTCAGGACAGAGACGTTCCGCTCCGATCCGCTGTTTTGGGAGACGGCTGA